From a region of the Gossypium raimondii isolate GPD5lz chromosome 10, ASM2569854v1, whole genome shotgun sequence genome:
- the LOC105776832 gene encoding uncharacterized protein LOC105776832 has product MNKKALAILMRARMRPNHLTNFALSPISNELNQILSNSHGNRSGENGEHHAMEHGKEKLNHQRSFEVVRESMHSVISMNKTEVGDSVLNEFLEGYCSLSFENRRKLLLTLAKEYDLNRAQVRELIKQYLGLQPPGSEAQSGGVADEGFLSTFYRIERNLRHSLKPVYETLFERLNTHPEGLKFLTIIRADILSILTEGNIASLRALDSYLKEKLTTWLSPAALELHQITWDDPASLLEKIVFYEAVHPISNLIDLKRRLGVGRRCFGYFHSAIPREPLIFIEVALLKNIAETIQEVLWDNPPIAESEATCALFYSISSTQPGLAGINLGKFLIKRVITLVKIDMPHISVFATLSPIPGFMQWLLSKLASQSKLAKAEDISRSPADRSGLTFYENILEPEEERALIDSSGDLASGKSGMEIMLSLLTPTTHEWTNSDKLLSALKPPLMRLCARYLLQEKKRGKALDSVANFHLQNGAMVQRINWMADQSEKGLNQSAGIMVNYVYRPENIEEYAQLYFSKGHIHSSYDVKRYIQPVLENESKDSLL; this is encoded by the exons ATGAATAAGAAAGCACTGGCCATTTTGATGCGAGCTAGAATGAGACCTAATCATCTCACCAACTTCGCCCTTTCTCCCATTTCc AATGAGTTGAATCAAATTCTGTCAAATTCTCATGGAAACCGATCCGGTGAAAACGGGGAGCATCATGCCATggaacatggaaaagaaaagctCAATCATCAAAG ATCATTTGAGGTTGTACGAGAATCAATGCACTCCGTGATATCAATGAATAAAACTGAAGTTGGTGATTCTGTACTTAATGAGTTTTTGGAG GGTTATTGTAGCCTTTCTTTTGAGAACCGTAGGAAATTATTGCTCACACTTGCCAAAGAGTATGATCTCAACAGGGCACAAGTTCGTGAGCTCATAAAACAATATCTCGGACTTCAGCCACCTG GGAGTGAAGCTCAATCAGGAGGAGTCGCAGATGAAGGCTTTCTTTCAACTTTCTATCGCatagagagaaatttgagacaTTCCCTTAAACCAGTGTATGAAACTCTATTTGAGAGACTTAACACGCACCCTGAAGGGCTGAAGTTTTTGACCATCATCCGGGCTGATATATTATCCATTCTCAC aGAAGGAAATATTGCTTCATTGCGAGCATTGGATTCTTATCTGAAGGAGAAGCTTACAACTTGGCTTAGTCCTGCTGCTTTAGAGCTCCATCAGATTACATGGGATGATCCTGCTTCTTTGCTAGAGAAAATAGTATTTTATGAG GCAGTGCATCCAATCAGTAATCTTATTGATCTTAAGAGAAGACTGGGAGTTGGTCGTCGTTGTTTCGGATATTTTCATTCAGCCATACCTC GTGAACCTCTTATTTTTATTGAAGTTGCACTTTTGAAGAATATAGCAGAGACAATACAG GAAGTTTTGTGGGATAATCCTCCAATTGCTGAAAGTGAGGCAACTTGTGCATTATTTTACTCGATATCATCAACTCAG CCTGGCTTGGCCGGAATCAACCTAGGAAAGTTTCTTATCAAACGTGTTATAACGTTGGTGAAAATAGATATGCCACATATCTCT GTGTTTGCTACGCTTAGCCCTATCCCGGGATTCATGCAATGGCTTCTTTCCAAGTTGGCATCTCAATCGAAACTTGCCAAAGCCGAGGACATATCACGCTCACCTGCTGATAGATCCGGATTAACTTTTTATGAGAATATACTTGAACCAGAAGAAGAAAGAGCACTAATAGACTCATCGGG GGATCTTGCTTCTGGAAAAAGTGGCATGGAAATAATGTTGAGCTTGCTAACGCCGACAACTCATGAGTGGACTAATTCAGATAAACTGCTTTCAGCATTAAAACCGCCTCTAATGCGACTATGTGCCAG GTACCTTCTGcaagagaaaaagagaggaaaagcTCTAGATTCTGTTGCAAACTTCCATTTGCAGAACGGAGCG ATGGTTCAAAGAATAAACTGGATGGCTGACCAATCGGAAAAAGGCTTAAATCAAAGTGCTGGTATCATGGTGAACTATGTCTACAG GCCCGAGAATATTGAGGAATATGCTCAG